The Leopardus geoffroyi isolate Oge1 chromosome D3, O.geoffroyi_Oge1_pat1.0, whole genome shotgun sequence region ACATTGCGGGGGTGTCCTCTCTTtgcgtcctcaccaacacttgttattatctgatGCTGGGCTTCTAGCTATCCTGATGAGTGTCCAATGGGACtgattatgattttgatttgcctttctctaatgGCTGTTGATGGAGAATCTGTTTTcctgtgcttcttggccatttgtgtatcttctatggagaaatgtatattctcctttgctcattagagttttttttctgttattgagtTAAGAGTTTTCTCTGTATTCTGGATTAAGTCCTGTGTCAGACCGTTGATTTGGAgtatgttttatctattttatgggttgtcttttccctttcttgagGGTGGCTTTTAAAGCAGATAGTcatttgaagtttttaattttgataaagcccAATTTAGctactttttcttctgttgttcgtgcttttgatgtgtgtgtgtgtgtgtatttatttattcattccccACTTTTAGCAGAGTCAAAGCAACAGCCTTCATTTGGTTTGTCATTGTTATGAAAAAAGtagttaaaatagttaaaaatagttaTCATTAGCTTTGAGGCCATAATATGTGATGGTTTTTTAGTCACATCAAATCAAATAGCATTTGGCTGAAAATTCCAATCCTGGTgtaaagtaaatggaaaatgatatgttttaattgaattaaatagcataatgaaaaataaaatcaatattattgattttaaagcattttattcagtgaaattcttttctccccccaaagTTTGCTTCATTAATCCTGCTCCCCTGCCGACATTCCGTTTGCCATTAACCTTCAGACGGTACAGCAGGCCTGTTAGGTGAGGAAACTGGTGAGGGACAGTGGGGACAggagtggcttttcattggcagCGGGTTTGAGCAGAACAGTGAAGGCGAGACGAATGTGCCTGTTGTTAATTAGCATATGTTTAGAGAGTCAAGGTTAGGCTCTTTGCTgtaggggggaaggaggaagcagtTGTTCTTAAATTCTGTTCCTTTTACCCTGGGGCTTGGGCTTCTGTTGGGAGGCTACGGAGGGGAAGGCCCGACTTCCTGGCTTTCCTCTCAGCAGTTTGGTCTAATGTGTTTCacagatgggggcggggggggggggggggggcgggttcaCAGGAGAGAAATTTGACCAGAGGGCTTCTCTGTTTACAAACAAGTAAACCGAAACACACCGGTCAAGAGAATTAAGCACGGGAGTGTGTTTGCAAGCTGGGTGAGAACACTTTCAGTCGGAGATGCCGCGGCATCGCTTCCTGCGTCAACCGAGTCCCCGAGTCTGACTTCACACTCTTCGTAAGGATCACACGTGGGATCAAGTTCATCTCAACGGAAAGGAAATCTTGATGCTGTGGTACCTTTTCCGTTCAGTGTGTCTCCTTCATGTTGCTGGTGGCCTGACTAACGTGTGCGTGTTCTTTCCGCTCCGAGGTGTAACGCCGCGTTTGCTCTCTTCGCAGGTTACGAGTGCCCAGTGAGCCGCCCTGACGCAGGACCTTCTTAATGATGGATACTGAGAAGAAGCCAGAGAACGATGAggatgaaaatgcaaacaaagaaGCAGGAGACTCGAGCGATGTCTCATCTCATGATGTAGATTGTGGGCCCGTAGTTGATGCGGTAGCAAATTCCTCTGAAAACTCCACAAGCAAGAGAGGTTTTTCAGAATCCTCAAACCTCGGCAGCGTCACCGTGGGGCAAGATGGAAATAAACATGCTTCCAAACGAATGAAGTTATCGGCTGAGGCAGAGCACCTAAAGCGTGAAGAGCGGGGCGCTCGCGGGCTGGAAGCTTCTGAGAGCATGGTCCCCGAAGGGCACATCCCGTTGGGTGAGGCAGTGAAGGAGACCCTCCTGAACGAACGCCCCGATGGAGGCACGGGTCTCCCCAGTGCCTTCTCCCCGCCTCCCAGTTTGAGCTCCACTGATGCTGTTTCTCCGAAAACAGGCACCGAAGAAAAGTCTGCTCGGGAAATGGTTTCCCTTGACCCGGGAAGAGAATCTCCTTTGCCCCTGAAAGAGATGAGTGTCAGTTGTACTGTTGGAAACGTAGATACGGTTTTCAAGTGCGACGTATGTGGTCATCTGTTTTCCTCCTGCACTGACTTGGAAAAGCATGCTGAGTGTCACCTGCAGCCACCTGGGGAACACGCCTGCTGCCACTGCGGCCACAAAGCAGAGAGCAGCGCGGCGTTGCACGCGCACGTCCGGCAGACCCACCGGCCGCAGCGGGTCTTTTCTTGCGATCTCTGCGGCTTTCAGTGCATGGAAGAAAACCTGCTGAATGCACATTATCTTGGCAAAACACACCTCCGGCGTCAGAATCTTGCTGCTCGTGGAGGATTTGTACAGATCTTAACAAAACAGCCCTTTCCCAAGAAACCTTGTTCCATGGGAACAAAAAGTGTTCGCGTGAAACCGAGAGCTTCCAAGCCAGTAGCAAAGGCTAGTGATTCAAAAGGATTACGAGACGTTGGAAGCAAATTTAAAGATTTCAGAGGGGGCCTTTCTCAGCAAAGCGGAAGTAGCAGTGAGCTGCTTGTCGAAATGACGCCGTCCAGGGATCCTTTGTCAGAAACAGTAGAGATTGTTGAAGACAACGTAACTTCTCTCGGCATAGCTCGAAATCCTGAAAACCaaagtaaaactaaaaagttAGCTCTGGTCAGCTCAGAGGGTCTCTTAGATAAGGTGGAATCTTCCAGAAGTAGCCTACAGGCAGCGCACGGTATCAGCGCAGGCtcgagaccaagacctgagcgaAACGTCCTCACGCTGGGCAGTAGCTTCCGTCGACGAAGCGGCACTTTTACTTTAAAGGGCCAGGCCAAGAAAAGGTTTAATCTTTTAGGAATTAGTAAACGAGCAACTACTGATGGGCAGAGGGTGTTTATGAAACACTTGAGAACCCAGGTGAGAACAGGTGACGCAGAGTCTGCGTCCAGACACGCAGAAGCGAGTGGCGGTGTCCACAGTCTGTGTGTGACTTCCCCAGAAACACGGGACCCGAAGCAGGACAGAAGAAGCTCCCACCTCGCGTGCTCCCTGGACTCTCCCGCCGCGAGGCCAGCTGCCACCCAGCAGACGTGTCCTTGTACGGACTGTGCTCAAGTAGCTACAGAAAGGACGGAGCTGGAGACCCGTGGGGAGGGGTGCCCCACCGGAGACGTGAAGCTTCGCTGCCAGGAGCGTGACTTTTCCAGCCCATCGAGGAGGGACTCGGACAAGCATTTGTACGACAACCAGCACCAGCACACCGCCAGTGTCCTCCATTGTCAGCGCTGTTCGTTTAGTTCTGAGGACGAACCAGGTCTTACAGACCACATGAAGGAAAAGCACAATATGTGTTTTGTCTGTACTCCTTGTAGTCTGTTCTTCTTGTCTGAGAAGGACCTGGAGGAGCACAGAACAACTGAGAAGCACGTTCGTTTATTGGTTCAGCCAGAGGCTTCTCAACCGCGTAACAGTGATTTGGTGTTACAGTCTTTACCCTTAAGTACTTTAGAATCAGAAAATACAAGAGATGCTCTGAGTGAGTCCGGTAAAGCAGCTCAGGAAGAGCCCGTTAAGTCCAGGGTGAGCCATGGACATGAAGTCAGGCATTCCAGTAAGCCTCAGTTTCAGTGTAAGaagtgtttttataaaacaaGGTCTTCCACTGTCCTCACGAGACACATAAAGCTCCGGCATGGTCAGGACTACCACTTTCTGTGTAAAGCATGTAATCTTTATTCGTTGAGCAAAGAAGGCATGGAGAAGCACATTAAGAGAAGCAAGCATCTTGaaaatgccaagaaaaataaCATCGGCTTGAGTTTTGAAGAATGTATTGAAAGGGTATGTATAGGTGCAAACGATAAAAAGGAAGAGTTTCATGTTTCTGGAAATGGCAGGATAGAAGGCCACGTGGAAGGTGCACAGTTACAGGAGCATGTCTGCCTCGAAAAGAGCGTGCTGACTACCAAGGAACTGTCACAGTCCGGCGGAATGACCAAAGAAGGGGAGGTCACTTTGACCGCCAccccaaagagagggagaccgaaaGGTAACATGTCACGGACATGTTCTCATTGTGGTCTCTTGGCCTCTAGTATCACAAACTTGACTGTTCACATTCGACGAAAGCACAGTCACCAGTACAGTTACTTGTGCAAAGTGTGTAAGTATTACACCGTAACCAAGGGAGACATGGAGCGTCACTGTGCCACTAAGAAGCATAAAGGACGAGTAGAAGTAGAAGCCAGCGGCAAACAAAGTTCAGACATCATTGTCGGCCCTGAAGGGGGTAACCTTGAAGCCTGTAGAAAGAGTGCCACGTCAGCGGTTTCAGGGGAGCACGCTAACAAGTCCGCTGAGTCAGATACCTCTGTTTCAGAAAAGCCAGGAGCAGAGCATGGAAATCCAACTGAAGTCGAAGTGGCAGGTGTGTGTCATTCTGTAGATGGGGAAGCTGACAGCCGTCTTCCTGATAAAAAGGAACAGATGTGTCTGGAACCGGAGGGCCCTGTCCAGCAGGGGGACGCTACGGGTGTAAGCGATAATAAGTGTGTACACTGTGAGTTTAGTGCCCACTCTTCTGCTTCTCTAGAGCTGCACGTAAAACGGAAGCATACAAAGGAATTTGCTTTTTATTGCATGGCGTGCGATTACTACGCTGTGACCCGTCGAGAGATGACGAGGCATGCAGCCACAGAGAAACACAAGGTGAAAAGGCAGTCTTACCTGAACTCTTCGGACATGGAAGCAGGTTCTGCAGACGTGCCCAGGAGTATCATCATATCCAACGAGCAGCATCAGCCAAATTCTGAGGAATATCAAGTGATTTCAGACCAACCATCTGAAGAAACTCTGAAATCTAGAAGTACCGCTGATTGTTCTGTTTTGGATGAGAATACTCATCTAGGTGTGGCTAAAGTACTCCGTGCTCCCGACTCAGTAGAAATTGAGACTGGAGACGAATCTAATCTCAGTGAAGAGCATTCCTTCTGTGAAACTTTCCAACAGCCCCTTGCCAAGGAAAAAGCTCTGAAACCCGAGGATGTGTCCCTTACTGTTTCCTCTGATTGTGCCTCCCCGAGCAGATTTCAGAGTGAAAATGCAGGAAGCTCAGCTTTGGATTATGAGCCAGTAGAGAGAAGCCACAGCATGCTGAATGACATTGGTGGTCCAGGCCCGCGTGGCGAGAGTGATGTGGGACGTGTGGGCGAGAATGCAGGTGAAACCCTGAGCAAACGTGGATGTCCTGGAGGTTTAGGGGGAGGGCATCTGGCCGAAAGCACCGTCCCTGTTGTGATGACAAGGATGGGACAGGAGCCAGACCTGGAGAGCCGTGGTCAGAACGACGTTGGAAGTGTGCAGAGTTCAGAGGACTTGAAAGATGGTACCCAAGAAGACCCCGTTCTAGAGAACAAGGAGATTCTGATGAATTCCCAGCATGAAACTAAAATTATCTTGGAAGAGGATGGTCTGGCTTCTGATAGCACGGTTGAAAGTAATGATGTGTATGAAACTATAATCAGCATTGATGACAAAGGACAGGCCGTGTACAGTTTTGGCCGGTTTGATTCTTCCATAATAAGAATAAAGAGCCCTGAAGATGGTGAGTTGTTGGACCAGTCTGAAGAGGGTCTCATAACCACAGGCGTGAGGATCGGTGAGTTGCCCTTAAAAGACTGTGCCCAAggtgtgaaaaagaagaaatgtgaagGTAGTTCCTTTGGTGAATCCACACGAATTCGTTGCGATGATTGTGGCTTCTTAGCAGATGGTTTGAGCGGACTGAATGTGCACATAGCCATGAAGCACCCTACGAAAGAGAAGCACTTTCATTGTTTACTGTGTGGAAAGTCCTTCTACACCGAGAGCAACCTCCACCAGCACTTGGCTAGTGCTGGTCATCTGAGGAACGAGCAGGCCAGTGTGGAGGAGCTTCCGGAGGGAGGGGCCACCTTCAAATGTGTCAAGTGCACGGAGCCCTTTGACTCAGAGCAGAATTTATTTCTCCATATTAAAGGGCAGCACGAAGAGCTGCTTCGGGAGGTGAATAAGTACATAGTGGAAGACACTGAGCAGATCAACCGcgagagagaagaaaaccaggGGAACGTCTGCAAGTATTGCGGGAAGATGTGTCGAAGTAGCAATTCGATGGCATTCCTGGCACACATTCGCACCCACACAGGTACGTACGTGCGAGCAAACCTGTGTTTACCTAGAAAGTGCGAACGCATGATCCAGTTGGCACATTTGGTCCCATCCGAACGTGGAGTTCTCGGGGCGTTTGCCTGTCGACCTTCCACCTGGCTCCCGTCACCCCGCTGCGCGGCCCTCTGGGCATCTGCCATACGTCATCGTTGACGCCTCCCATTTCCAAAGTTAATTAAGCCTGAGTGATTCCAAGGCAGGTGATTTGACAGCTTTCTTTTCGTTCCATCAAGAAGCCTTGCCCCTCTGATGCCTTTGTTAAATTCCCTTCTCTGAACAGCTTTTCAGTTGTTTCTGAGTCCTCTTTTGGTTTTTCCAAGGTACTTACCAAGTGGCACTGTGTGTTTCAGAGGACACATTAAGTGGCTTTTGAGGAATGAAACAATACAAATTTTCTTGGAATTTTAGGGATTTAAAGTTACTCATTGCCAGATGgtttattttgaaaagtgtaaCTCCCAGGCAACAAGATTCTCCTTCCAAGGGTCACAGTTAGTGAACACTTTCCAAAGTTGCTATGTCGTGGGGATTTGGTTTTCATGCAGGCAGCACCTGATTCAGTCCCTGCTCTGTCAAATGTAGTGttccattttaatgtttaattttgggtggaaattttttttaaactttgtgtgtgtgtgtgtgtgtgtgtgtggaaaaatGCATAAGCCACTGTTctaaatttatgtaaaaattcacTGCACTGTTTCTATAAACCTGccatacattctttattttaaatagacaGCTTTTCTAAATCATTGTGCTCTGCTTAGACAAGTTCTGTCTTCATGGTTGAATTTATGAGTGGATTTGAATAATAAATTCACATTtcaatgaacatattttcattaaaactgTAAGGTTTATTTTACTGTACTTTTAAATAATGGCTTATTATTAAAGCTATACTTTAAATTCTTGCAGTTTTTGAAACTTAGCGCATGGTTA contains the following coding sequences:
- the ZNF407 gene encoding zinc finger protein 407, which encodes MMDTEKKPENDEDENANKEAGDSSDVSSHDVDCGPVVDAVANSSENSTSKRGFSESSNLGSVTVGQDGNKHASKRMKLSAEAEHLKREERGARGLEASESMVPEGHIPLGEAVKETLLNERPDGGTGLPSAFSPPPSLSSTDAVSPKTGTEEKSAREMVSLDPGRESPLPLKEMSVSCTVGNVDTVFKCDVCGHLFSSCTDLEKHAECHLQPPGEHACCHCGHKAESSAALHAHVRQTHRPQRVFSCDLCGFQCMEENLLNAHYLGKTHLRRQNLAARGGFVQILTKQPFPKKPCSMGTKSVRVKPRASKPVAKASDSKGLRDVGSKFKDFRGGLSQQSGSSSELLVEMTPSRDPLSETVEIVEDNVTSLGIARNPENQSKTKKLALVSSEGLLDKVESSRSSLQAAHGISAGSRPRPERNVLTLGSSFRRRSGTFTLKGQAKKRFNLLGISKRATTDGQRVFMKHLRTQVRTGDAESASRHAEASGGVHSLCVTSPETRDPKQDRRSSHLACSLDSPAARPAATQQTCPCTDCAQVATERTELETRGEGCPTGDVKLRCQERDFSSPSRRDSDKHLYDNQHQHTASVLHCQRCSFSSEDEPGLTDHMKEKHNMCFVCTPCSLFFLSEKDLEEHRTTEKHVRLLVQPEASQPRNSDLVLQSLPLSTLESENTRDALSESGKAAQEEPVKSRVSHGHEVRHSSKPQFQCKKCFYKTRSSTVLTRHIKLRHGQDYHFLCKACNLYSLSKEGMEKHIKRSKHLENAKKNNIGLSFEECIERVCIGANDKKEEFHVSGNGRIEGHVEGAQLQEHVCLEKSVLTTKELSQSGGMTKEGEVTLTATPKRGRPKGNMSRTCSHCGLLASSITNLTVHIRRKHSHQYSYLCKVCKYYTVTKGDMERHCATKKHKGRVEVEASGKQSSDIIVGPEGGNLEACRKSATSAVSGEHANKSAESDTSVSEKPGAEHGNPTEVEVAGVCHSVDGEADSRLPDKKEQMCLEPEGPVQQGDATGVSDNKCVHCEFSAHSSASLELHVKRKHTKEFAFYCMACDYYAVTRREMTRHAATEKHKVKRQSYLNSSDMEAGSADVPRSIIISNEQHQPNSEEYQVISDQPSEETLKSRSTADCSVLDENTHLGVAKVLRAPDSVEIETGDESNLSEEHSFCETFQQPLAKEKALKPEDVSLTVSSDCASPSRFQSENAGSSALDYEPVERSHSMLNDIGGPGPRGESDVGRVGENAGETLSKRGCPGGLGGGHLAESTVPVVMTRMGQEPDLESRGQNDVGSVQSSEDLKDGTQEDPVLENKEILMNSQHETKIILEEDGLASDSTVESNDVYETIISIDDKGQAVYSFGRFDSSIIRIKSPEDGELLDQSEEGLITTGVRIGELPLKDCAQGVKKKKCEGSSFGESTRIRCDDCGFLADGLSGLNVHIAMKHPTKEKHFHCLLCGKSFYTESNLHQHLASAGHLRNEQASVEELPEGGATFKCVKCTEPFDSEQNLFLHIKGQHEELLREVNKYIVEDTEQINREREENQGNVCKYCGKMCRSSNSMAFLAHIRTHTGSKPFKCKICHFATAQLGDARNHVKRHLGMREYKCHVCG